TTGATGGTATACATATTCAGAGCTGCTTTTGAAGAAAGATATACGGCGCCCTTAAACGTGTAATATTTGTAGTTGGGGTCGGTATGTAAGGTAAGAGAACCTTGACTTGAACTCACATTTACGATACGTGGTTCATGCGAATTTTGCAATAAATCCATAAAAGCCTGTGTAACTCTAACAACACCATAAACATTAACTTCGTATGCAGCTTTAAATTGGTCGATGCTTGCTTTGAGCGCTGTTTGTGGCATGCCTCCGCTAATTCCTGCATTGTTGATTAAAACATCCAATATCTCGCTTTTTTTGCCGACTTCTAACCGTGCATTCTTTACTGAATCTTCGTCGGTCACGTCTATTGGAATAACTTCTGCATTCGTTAATCCTTCAGATTTTAGTCGTTCCAGGGCCTTCTGTCCGTTTTCAAAACTTCGGCTTCCCAGGTAAACGTAATATCCTTTTTGTAATAGCTGTCTGGCCGTTTCAAAGCCTATGCCTTTATTCGCTCCTGTTATGAATGCTTTCTTCATTTCATTTTGTTTTAAAATTCGATACCGCAAAGTTGCCACAGCTCATCATGAAAGCATTTACCATTTGGTAAAAAGCGATGTTAGTGGATATTCTTTCTTATTCTACTCAATGACTGTTGTGTAATTCCCAGGTAGGAAGCAATGTATGAAAGCGGGACACGATTGGTCAGCGTGGGAAATTTCTCTAAAAATGTCAGGTAACGTGTTGTGGCATCTTGGGCAACTAAGGAACTTCTTCGATCCAATTTCTCCGTTAACCCTTTTTGACGTATCTTATTCACAATCTCATCCCAACCGACTATTGTATTGGAAAGTTCGTTCCAATCGGGTTGAGAAAATATTATGAGTTTACAATCTGTAATGGCTTGAATGTATTCCGTCATAGGTTCGCCCTTGTACGGGTTGGCAAACAGGTGATTTTCGTCGATAAAATACTTGGTGATTTCATCGCCTTTATTGTTGTAATAACAAATACGCACAATACCTTCCCGAATGTAGACAACCTCGTTAAACATCTTTCCTGCTTCTACCAAATATTCATTTTTGGGAAGTTCCTTTTCCGTTGCTTTTCTTGAAATCAGTTCGATCTGCTGTTTGTTCAAGGTACCAAACTGCAATATATAGTCTATCAATTCTTTCATTGATACAAAGTTAGCAAGCATTATTTGTAAAGATTTACCATTTGGTAAAAAGTCGGGCTATTCAGTCTTTTAATATGGCCTGTAACGCAGTTGGAACTGTCATGGTTAAATTTTTCTATGTTCTGGTAGAAAGGTGTTACATATGGTTTTACATGTACTTTTGCCCGCGCCACGGTTTTGCTCTTTCCTGCCCAAATCCCCGACACCTCACACAAAACCGTTCTTTAAAGAACAAAATCAGAACAGTTTTTACAAAGGTGCTGTCCACTCGTCTACTCTTTTCAATTTAGAACTTGTTAGTGCCTGCTCTTCACTTTTAAAATTTTATTATTTAAGGTCGATGTGAAAAGCTTTTGCCATAACTATCTGGTTGAAATACTCTGTGTATTCCATTACTTTTCCATTTTCGAGTTTGAAAGTTCCCAGGTAATCGTTTTCATATTTACCTCCAGCTTTAATTTCAATCACGCCTTTAAATTGTACAAAAAAGAAATTCGGGTCTTCCGTAGCAAAAATTTGCCTGGGAAACTGCATTTGTCCAAAGTTGGCAACAAGTCCGCTATATTGTTTATAGATAGCATCTATGCCATCAAAACTTTTGGAGAATCCCTCAGGTGAATAGGGATTAATTTGTCTTCCATTTTCAGCAAATACATCCCTGAGCATTTCAAATTGTTGTGTTTCGAGTGCTACAAAGAAATTGTCAACCACTTTTCTGTTTTGTTCTATCAATTCTAATTTCATTTTTGTTTCCATTTTTGATTTATTGTTTATTGAATTGTCATTTGATCAACTCGTTGTCAAAGTATTAACGCTGCTACTCAGTTTTTACTTGCTCTGATAATTGTCAAAGGTGGAAAGGTGTCAAAAACATAGAGACCTTCTTTTTGAACGTGCATACCGAGACTCCGAAACTTTCTCGTGTATTCCCTGGTGTGTATAAAATCTGAAATGATCACTGTTCCTTTTGGCTTGATAATCCTGTAAATTTCAGCACAGGTTGCCTTCCTGTCCCTGGATTTCTTAACGTTATGCAAACACAAGTTTGAAACAATTACGTCAAAATAGTCATTCGGAAAATCAGTTTTGAGAATATCCATCTTTAGGATTTCAACTTTTTTATCCACCCTTTCAAGTTGCGCATTGGCTTTTGTCCGTTCAATGGAATTTTTGGTCAGATCCTTTGTATCAAATATATCGATACCGATTGATTTGCCCGATGTCAGTTTTTTGGCCGCACCGATCATCAATAATCCCCGGCCAGTGCCAACGTCCAATACCTTTTCGTTTCCGTTCCATTTTATCTTGTTCAGGATACGGTCCCGATGCTTGAACTTCCCAAATTTTGAGTACAAAACCATTAATATCCCTGTCAGGACTAATGAAATTCCCCACCAGATAAATCCGGGCGTAAAGATTTTAATTCCATTAATGTCGATAGCCGGGAATAAAATGGATATAAGTATTATTAAAACACCAATAATAATAAGTCTCGCAATCACTTTAGGGGCATCTATTCCATAATTAATTTTACTCATTTACGTCCTGTTTTCAAGCCTCTTACTAATTTGTGTTAATATGGCTTAGTAAATTAATAGTTACTCCATTGGGGTCTTTTACAAAGAATCGCCTCACTCCCCAACTTTCGTTCGTAATCGGATATACAATTTCTACTTTTTGTTTTCTGGCTTTTTCATACCACACGTCAATATCTGAAACTTCAATTGACAGAAATATTGCCTCGTTATTTAAAGCCTTGTTCTCATCATTTCGGAAAATGGAAATTTGGGCAGTCGCATTTTCTTTGGATACAAATGTTAAAATCCACCCCATATCCATCGCCAATTTCATCTCTAAGAACCCGCTATAGAATTCCTTACTTCTTTCTATGTCGTTTGAATAAATATTAGGAACAATTCTTCGCATATGGTCGTTTTTTTAATTGTATTAATTCCATTTTTAGTGTCTGCCAGCGATCTTTCATGCTGCTTCTAAACGGCTTTTACATTTATTACCAGTATCACTAAATTCCCAAAAAGAATGACGAAACACTTTTTGCAACTTCTTTGGGCTTCTTCTCGGGGCCAAAATGGTCAAGTTTAGGAAATAATTCCATCTTTGCTGAGGGCACGACTGTAGCTAAATGAGAAACAGAACGCCCGGCACCAGTTGCATTGCCATCTTTGCCCGAAATAAGTAATACGTCTGCTCCAATTTCCTGGTAATTCTCATAAGTATTATCTAATCGGGCGGCTTCTCCATGCTCAAGAATAGTACCTGCTAGAAGATGATATTTTTGTTGTCGTTCCGCTTTTTTTATGGCAATTGGCAGGATTATCTTAAGAAGCCACCTTGGTGCTTTGCCTGTTGTTTCGGGGTTTATCCCCTGTGCAAACGAAATAAATGCATCCAGGTATTTTTGCTGAGATAATTGGGTTTCGCATTCTGAAGCCCAATTCATATCTACCGATTGGTCGATTGACACACCAGGCTCATAAACAGCCACTTTTTGTATGTATTTGTTATTTCTGGCAGCTTCCAGCGCAATAAATCCGCCAAAGCTGTGACCAAAAATATATTTAGCCTGAGTTTGCTCCCGTAAAGCCTCGATATCTTCACATTCTTTGATAATACTGTAATCTTCTCCCCTGGGGCCACTTTCGGCCCGGCCCCGTCTGTCGATAGTATGTACCGTAAAATGATGAGATAACTCGTAAGCAAACTTATCAAAGTCTTTAGCAAGAGCCAACGCGCCTGGAATAACAATAACCGCAGGACCTGTGCCTATTGTTCGGTAACTAATAATGGTATTATCTTTCGAGTGCAGCGTTTCTTCTTTTGAATTTGGAATACTTATCATTGGGAACCCTTCTGTTAGTCTGTAATCCACTATTTACTATATAACCTGCAGGAATATATTATACGTCAACTGTATTGTAAACATAAATTTGAACATCATCACCACTGGGCGCTAAAACCTTTCTGTCAGCTGCACACCTTTGTCCAACCTCTGAGCTAAAAGCTTTTTTCATTGCTTCCATTGAGTCGAAATACAAGTTGGCAATTCGATAGGACGAATGTCCTGTAGTTGAGAAAATCGCTCCATCATTTATTTCATATTTTATGAGACCAGGCAATTGTTTTGCCAATGGAATATGCACATCAAAATAATGGCGTTCAAAAGATTCAATGTTCTTTGGTGTTTTGTAAATCACTGTCATTTTTGCCATCATTGTATCATTTTTGGTAATCGTCGTTATTTTTTGTTCCGGTCAACTGGGTAATCTTTTTTGCGATCGTTTTTCGGTCGGAAGTTGATTTTGCCAATTTGAGAGCGGTTTGATAATGTTCTAATGCTTTTGAATGGTCAATATCCGTATAGAGATTGCCCAATAAAGAATGGTACAAATGATTTTCCGTAAGTTTTATCTTTTCAGCCTCTATTATGGCTTCTTCTTTTCCATTGGCTTTGGCAAGCGCAAAAGTACGGTTCAAGGCCGCAATGGGCGAATATTCAATTAAAAGCAATTTGTTGTAAAGCTGTAAAATATTTTCCCACTTTTCCAGTGTGTCCTCTTTGTGGGTATGCCAAAAAGCAATGGCAGCCTCTAACTGGTATTTCGATAATCGATTGCCTTTTAATGCTTCATTCAAATAATATTTGCCCTTTTCAATCAATGCTTCATCCCAAAGCGAAGTGTCCTGGTCTTCATATAAAACAGATTCACCGTTCTTATTTGTTCTTGCCTCCAATCTCGATGCCTGGAAGCACATTAGGGAAAACAGTGCATTTACCGGTGGGGTATTTGAAATGTCATTTTCCAAAAGCATCTTATTCAGTTGCATCGCTTCGGCACAAAATTCCGCCCGAATCGAGGTGTCTTGCGATGCCGAATAATACCCTTCATTAAAAAGCAGGTACAGCGTGGTTAAAACCGTATCCAATCGCTCATCAATTTCTGTCAACGCCGGTTCCTCAATTTTTACATTCTCACTTTTGAGCTTTTCCTTTGCCCTTTGAAGTCGCTTATAGATTACTTCTTTATTGGTAAGGAATGCGTTGGCTATTTCTTTCACGCCAAACCCACAAAGAAGGTTTAATGCCAGACCGATTTGTGCTTCCGTTGAAATTATTGGATTACAGACGGAAAAAATCATGGCCAATTGGCTATCACTTATGTTTTTGTGGGATAAATCAACATTGGTTCCTTGCTGGGATTTTGTGTTTCCTATTTCGGGAATAATTTTAGTCGTAAAAACTGCCATATGTTTAAAATGATCCCTGGTTTTATTTTTGGCGACCATGTACAACCAGGCAGTTGGATTTTCGGGCAAGCCTTTCAAACTCCATATTTCGGATGCCGTTAAAAATGTATCGCTTGCAATATCTTCGGCCATCCCGATATGATCCATACCAAAATGTTTGCAGAGTACTGCAATGATTTTTTTGTATTCTGTCCGAAACAGATGTGGTATTAATTCTTGCTGTTCCATAATTGAATAAAGCCTAAGTAGAAATACAAAGGCTTTGGGTTTGCTACGACTTTATAAATACTATAATTCGTTGATCGGCCTTATTTCTACGCTGCCACCAATCGTTAAAATCGGGCATCCCGATGCTAGTTTTGTGGCTTCATTAAGCGAATCTGATTTGATAATGGTGTAACCACCAATCAGTTCCTTGACCTCGGTATATGGACCATCGGTAACTACGTTGTTAGGCTTTAATACCTTGCCCTCAAACGTCAGCCGGTTGCCTCTGTCGACCAGTTTGTTTTGGGCCGCAATTCCGCCAATCCAATCCATCCATTTTTTTGTCATGGCTTGCATTTCTTCCGGTGAGCCTTTGGGCAATGCCTTAGTATCGTACCTGAACACTAATAAGAAATTTTTCATCTTTTTTGAATTTTAAAGTTGAACAACTTGTTTAACCTTGTAACGACTCACTTTTCCGGATTGGACATTTTGAATGATTATTTTTCACTTTTTTTCAGTCCAGATATATGCTCTCCTGGTTGCCCATTCTGTTCCTTCGTAGGGATGGCGTTCCAAAGCGTCAATAATGTTGAATCCGGTTTGATGGAGTAATTCGATGATCTGTTCGATCGGAAAGAGGAACAGATCAACATCCACCTCCACATCTCCTGCCTTATCAAAATGTACCGTCTCGTTTCCCACATGAAAAGAGAATAAAAATTGTCCTCTCTCTTTCAGCACCCGGTTAACTTCACTGAACGCAATCCGGACCTGGTCATAGGCGAAATGTACAATCGAATAGAATGCGAGAGCACTTCCAAAATAGTTTGAAGGGTAAGAAATGTTCAAAAGATCTCCAATTTCGAATTTGATTTCCGGAAAAAGTTCCCGGGCAACGTTATTCATTCCGGAGGAAATGTCGATGCCAATGATATCTTTTAGGCCATAATCATACAGAAATTTTGTTGTTTGTCCTGGTCCGCAGCCAAAGTCGGCACATGGCCCCTTATCTTTGTTTTTCGACGCAAACTCACGCAACAACAAACGATCGAGATGTTTTTTTGATAGCTCGTCAATGCGTTCAGCTGCATAGTTATCCGCCGTACCATTATAGCACTTTATTATCTTCTCCCTTGATTGCATCTTCATTTCCAATTTTCCAGTACTAATCTCATCGAAACGTTACCCTTCTTAATCATTTCTATGGCTTCATTCATTCTTGAGAACGGCATAACATCGACTACGCTTTCGATATTGTTATTTTCTGAAAAGGCTAACATATCCATCGTTTCTTTGCGACTGCCGATATAACTTCCGTAAACAGTGCGTTGGGCGTAATCGTATAATAAACCCGCATTAATTGAAAGTCTATTTGGAGGTTGGGAAACCAGACACATTTTTCCTGTTGGTTTGAGCATCCTCAAATAGGTATCCGGATTAAAATCAACGTTTAATGTTGAGAGGATGAAGTCAAAACTTTTATCATAATCTGATAAACTTCCTTTGTTCGAACTATCGATATATTCCGCTCCGAGCCGGTTTATCATCTCTTTTTTTCCGGGAGAGTGGGAAAATGCTGAAACGGTATGTCCCATTTTATAAAGAAACTGAATTGCCAGATGACCGAGTCCGCCAACTCCCAGAACAGCAACTTTTGATTTGTCTGATAATTTAGCTTTGGCAATTCCCGAGTAGACTGTCAGCCCTGAAGACATCAAGGGGACGGATTTTGCCGAAACAAGTTTTGACGGAAGTTTAAACGCAAACCGGCTGTCAACAATAATATGCTCAGCTAAGCCACCGTAGCAATCCACTGCTATTACTTTCTGCTTCGAACAAAATTGCTCGTTTCCTTGTCTACAGAATTCACATTCAAAGCAGGCCGCTTGCTGATAACCAATGCCAACCCGGTCGCCATTTTTTAAACCTGTTACTTCCTCACCGGTCTCTTCAATTGCACCAATAATTTCGTGCCCCGGAACCAAAGGAAATTTGGTATCACCCCAGTCATCGTTTATGGATTGAATATCACCTCTTGCCATACCGCAATACGTGATTCGAACCAGAACTTCATATTTACCAACTGTCTTTTCATAGTAAAAGGGTTCTGCCTTTCCGTTCTTCTTTCTTATAGCGTAAGCTTTAATTTTCATAGTAACTCAATATCCTTAGCTACGAGCAATATTGCTTTGTTTGTCTGATGACCTCCCTTATCGATTTTTCTCAGGTGGATTGTGGAAGGAGTCTTTTATGTAGGGTCGAATGACCGAAAGGCACTGTTTCATCATCACGGGTATGCAAAGAAAGATCCTAGCCTGCATTGGGAACCTTATGACGGTATCCTTTGGCAACATCAGGCTCTCATAACCTTCGACAGCCAATTCTCGCCGCCCTCAAACGGGCACTAAGTATGCAAATCCCGGTATAGTTGGGCAATGAATATGCAGCCCCGCCAGCACCAAATTAAATTCTAACTATCAACATTTACACACAACAAAAACACCTCATCCGCACCGTTTACGAACAATATACGTTTGTTCATATCGGAAGTTACATATCGTTTCATTATTGGGTCTTATTGATTCCTGTTAGTTCACAATAATGCCAACGTGGTTATAACCGTAGTGCTTTTATTTTTCTTTTGTCGTGATTGAATGATGTTCGCAGGGAGCTTCTGTTGGAAGAAAATATGTCTATCTCTTGCGGAAGGCATATTGCGTGATTCAATGCTATAGGGTCTTATTTTATAAATTCATTGATCGCTGTGAGCAGTTCATTGTATTTTTCTTCAATGACAAGATGTCCGCTATCAGGAATTGTTTTAAACATACTATGTTTGATTAGTCTATTAAGCTTTTGCACAGTCTGACACTTTTATATTATGGTGTCTGCAGGAGTGCGAAGTAATTTCCGATCTGGTTAGACCAATTTTTTATAGAGCACTAATCGCTCGCTAACGCTAAAACCCGCATGCACTACACCATTGTTAGCGGTTTGTTGTATTCTATTTCAAGGATTTCTAATACTTCTATTCTCACCTTCATCGTCCAATTTGCATAAAATATCTGTTAATCTGTCAGGACGCTCCTTCATCACATTATGGCTACAATTAATTGTCTCGACATGCCAATCTGGAGAATCTTTCAGAGATTCGTACTGTTTTGTAAAAGGTGTACCTTCCCACCCACTGAGATAAATAAATGTACGATTAATAATTCGTTCGTAATTCCCATTCAAATGTAAACCCTGCATGAATGTTGCCAAGGGATGTGGTCTTCTTCGATTATCTACGCCCGGTCGATCTGCAACAGTGAAGCCATCATTGGCCGCTCCAGTTATAAAACTTTGTCGGTATACTTCACTCGTAAGACTCCAGCAAGAATCTCCATTTTTAGGGACATACGCGTCAATATAAACAAGCGCATATATCCTTTCAGGAATTCTATCTGCGACCCCGGTAATAACCATTCCTGCATAGCTATGCCCGCATAATATTACATTACTGATATTCTCTTTTAATAAAAAGTCGGCTACGAATTGAATATGTGTAGTTAGATTAATAATCCTATTTTGTTCAATCGGTTCCAATTCGAGTCCAGGTAACGTCAACGAATAGCATTTCTTTTTTAACTCTCTTAATCTTTCAGTAATTGGATCAAATGCCCATCCACCATGCCATCCGCCAGGAATAAATACATATGTTTTTTCATCATTTGTAGGCATAACGCTTAATTTTTTTAGTCATAATAATGAAATTCTTCATTTCGAAATAGTTTTCGGTATTGACTACAATCCAGGCTACAAGGAGTAGCGGTTTGCAGGAGTATTACTTTTCAATCTGAGATGATGCTTGAGCGGATTACCAAACTTAGCGTTGAGCATTCACCCGAAATCTCTTATAAACCAATGCCATGGAACATTAATCGATAAATTTTATAATTTCTGTGATCAAATCCTCATACTTTTCTTCAATGACAAGATGACCACTTTCAGCAATTGTCTTTAGCTGACTATTCGGTATTAATCGGCTCAATTCTATGCCCTTTTCCACAGGTATCCATGTATCATTTTCACCCCATAAGATCAGAGTCGGAATCTTTATGTTCTTGTACTTATTTTGTATTTCATCAGTATATTTTGAATCGGCCTGAGCAATTTGTCTGTAAAATGCAGCTTTTCCTTTTTCGCCATGCCAGGGCTCCACAATCCCTTTGATAGTCTCTTTATTCAAATCATTATATGCAGCGGTTTTGATGTAAGTCTCAACAATAACCTCGTGAATATAGTCAGGCATCCCGGCAAAAGCCTGCTCGTACTTATTTACATGCTTAAAAAAAGGAGAACCCCACGGAGAAATCGCGACAGGGTCTATAACTACTAGTTTTTCGTAGTGTTTGTTATTTATTAAATGAGCTCTCAATGCTGTAGTCCCTCCAAAATCATGTCCAATTACGATAGGGCTCTCGAGCTTCCAAAAATCAATTAATTTAGTCAAAACTTCGTTCTGTATACCTAAGGAAACATCACCATTTGACTTGTCTGACTGTCCATAACCCAACAAATCAAAATAATAAACTTGATATTTTTCTGCTAATCCTTTAATCAAATGTCTCAAATTGAAGGATGACCATGGGGTGCCATGAACAAAGATGATTGGATTCCCTTTTCCCTTTACTCCCCACCGGACTTCTCTTCCTTCAAAATCAAAACTGTTTTCTAAAATCCAATTCATCATGTCTCTCATAATTTTCTAATATATAACAGTTCTACTTTAATTACCCATTGCGCAGATGTAAATGTAATGCGCTTATTCCTTTTAAAGGACTGAAAAGAATTGCTTTTCAGTCTAATCCACTCACAAAACTATGATACGAGTGAAGAGACCTTACGCCCAGATTCCTTTGGGGTTCATACTCTTATTCTTTTCTTATTAAATCTCAATTATGTATGAGCTTATTGATTTTACTCTGACACCTTTCGCTCCGCTAAATTCATAAAAATCCGAAAAAGCATATGTTTTTCCGTTCTGCATCTTCATAACTCCACTAACAGCACCTTCTTTCCCGTGTGTCAGAATCCGATCGAGGATTAGTTCTGACACTTTCTCCGCCTTCATTTTCTCTAATTCCTTCTTAAAAGTTTCTTTTCCTTCAATTATTCTGTCGCCAATCATGTTCCAAACAATCGTGTCGGTTACACTATCTATTAGAAAATCTTCATTCCCTTTTGCAAAGGCGATATTTATCTCCTTAAGAAACTCTCGTTTCGGAGCATTTCCGCAATCAGCACCCACGGTAATTTTTGTCATCTTTCCAAATCTTTAATTCTTGTTTTGCTTTTCAACCCGCTTCAACAATTAGGGCCTTGCACCATTTCAACGGCATTCGTCTGCCTTATCGACTCCTTATTTTCCTCGAACTGATGATTTGATGATTCCTGACTCCACAGCTAAACATTAGCCTTTATCACTCACATCTTTGTTTCTTGTATGGTCTGAATGAGCTTTCATGATGCGCTTAATCCATTTTACATAGTAGGAAATGCGGGAATTTGAGAAGACCTGCCCCCCAAACACCGGCTACGAATGTGGAATGGCCCTTAGGCCAGTGTTTCCAGTCTGACAAGCCGGCCAATTTTCACTCTCCGTCTGCCTGAATAAGAACCGGACCACCGCTGTCACCATCGCCCAATACGCCCTCAAGCGGCAGAGCCTCGGGGTCGCAGTCGAATCGATAGTCCAAAAACTGGCCGTGTGCCTTCGTAATCCGATTGTAGGCCCGACGTAACTTCCCCCGATCTGGAGAGTGCGGATATTCACCCACGTTGCCGTTCCCCGTTGCACCCTTGCCAATAATCTCGACAATCTTACCCTCTTCATCCGGAGCCAGGTATAGTGCTACTGGCTCAACATCCTCAACAGGCTTCGACAGCTCGATGAGAGCAATGTTATGCATCGACTCCATTGCCGACCTGATGACCGGCCAATTCTCCAGGGTCGGATGCTCTGCTGCTTGATTAGCCTTGTGGTATTCTTCCTTAAAACCTGGATACAAAAAAACATGAGAGACCTCCCTCCATTTCCCATCTATCCTTACCATGCT
This Prolixibacter sp. NT017 DNA region includes the following protein-coding sequences:
- a CDS encoding SDR family oxidoreductase, translated to MKKAFITGANKGIGFETARQLLQKGYYVYLGSRSFENGQKALERLKSEGLTNAEVIPIDVTDEDSVKNARLEVGKKSEILDVLINNAGISGGMPQTALKASIDQFKAAYEVNVYGVVRVTQAFMDLLQNSHEPRIVNVSSSQGSLTLHTDPNYKYYTFKGAVYLSSKAALNMYTINLAYELRDTNFKVNAVSPGFTKTDFNNNRGIGTVEDAAKRIVKFAVIDQDGPTGKFFCEETNPETGEIPW
- a CDS encoding Crp/Fnr family transcriptional regulator; this encodes MKELIDYILQFGTLNKQQIELISRKATEKELPKNEYLVEAGKMFNEVVYIREGIVRICYYNNKGDEITKYFIDENHLFANPYKGEPMTEYIQAITDCKLIIFSQPDWNELSNTIVGWDEIVNKIRQKGLTEKLDRRSSLVAQDATTRYLTFLEKFPTLTNRVPLSYIASYLGITQQSLSRIRKNIH
- a CDS encoding nuclear transport factor 2 family protein; the protein is METKMKLELIEQNRKVVDNFFVALETQQFEMLRDVFAENGRQINPYSPEGFSKSFDGIDAIYKQYSGLVANFGQMQFPRQIFATEDPNFFFVQFKGVIEIKAGGKYENDYLGTFKLENGKVMEYTEYFNQIVMAKAFHIDLK
- a CDS encoding class I SAM-dependent methyltransferase, yielding MSKINYGIDAPKVIARLIIIGVLIILISILFPAIDINGIKIFTPGFIWWGISLVLTGILMVLYSKFGKFKHRDRILNKIKWNGNEKVLDVGTGRGLLMIGAAKKLTSGKSIGIDIFDTKDLTKNSIERTKANAQLERVDKKVEILKMDILKTDFPNDYFDVIVSNLCLHNVKKSRDRKATCAEIYRIIKPKGTVIISDFIHTREYTRKFRSLGMHVQKEGLYVFDTFPPLTIIRASKN
- a CDS encoding VOC family protein, whose translation is MRRIVPNIYSNDIERSKEFYSGFLEMKLAMDMGWILTFVSKENATAQISIFRNDENKALNNEAIFLSIEVSDIDVWYEKARKQKVEIVYPITNESWGVRRFFVKDPNGVTINLLSHINTN
- a CDS encoding alpha/beta fold hydrolase — its product is MISIPNSKEETLHSKDNTIISYRTIGTGPAVIVIPGALALAKDFDKFAYELSHHFTVHTIDRRGRAESGPRGEDYSIIKECEDIEALREQTQAKYIFGHSFGGFIALEAARNNKYIQKVAVYEPGVSIDQSVDMNWASECETQLSQQKYLDAFISFAQGINPETTGKAPRWLLKIILPIAIKKAERQQKYHLLAGTILEHGEAARLDNTYENYQEIGADVLLISGKDGNATGAGRSVSHLATVVPSAKMELFPKLDHFGPEKKPKEVAKSVSSFFLGI
- a CDS encoding EthD family reductase; the encoded protein is MMAKMTVIYKTPKNIESFERHYFDVHIPLAKQLPGLIKYEINDGAIFSTTGHSSYRIANLYFDSMEAMKKAFSSEVGQRCAADRKVLAPSGDDVQIYVYNTVDV
- a CDS encoding RNA polymerase sigma factor: MEQQELIPHLFRTEYKKIIAVLCKHFGMDHIGMAEDIASDTFLTASEIWSLKGLPENPTAWLYMVAKNKTRDHFKHMAVFTTKIIPEIGNTKSQQGTNVDLSHKNISDSQLAMIFSVCNPIISTEAQIGLALNLLCGFGVKEIANAFLTNKEVIYKRLQRAKEKLKSENVKIEEPALTEIDERLDTVLTTLYLLFNEGYYSASQDTSIRAEFCAEAMQLNKMLLENDISNTPPVNALFSLMCFQASRLEARTNKNGESVLYEDQDTSLWDEALIEKGKYYLNEALKGNRLSKYQLEAAIAFWHTHKEDTLEKWENILQLYNKLLLIEYSPIAALNRTFALAKANGKEEAIIEAEKIKLTENHLYHSLLGNLYTDIDHSKALEHYQTALKLAKSTSDRKTIAKKITQLTGTKNNDDYQK
- a CDS encoding YciI family protein, with product MKNFLLVFRYDTKALPKGSPEEMQAMTKKWMDWIGGIAAQNKLVDRGNRLTFEGKVLKPNNVVTDGPYTEVKELIGGYTIIKSDSLNEATKLASGCPILTIGGSVEIRPINEL
- a CDS encoding class I SAM-dependent methyltransferase yields the protein MQSREKIIKCYNGTADNYAAERIDELSKKHLDRLLLREFASKNKDKGPCADFGCGPGQTTKFLYDYGLKDIIGIDISSGMNNVARELFPEIKFEIGDLLNISYPSNYFGSALAFYSIVHFAYDQVRIAFSEVNRVLKERGQFLFSFHVGNETVHFDKAGDVEVDVDLFLFPIEQIIELLHQTGFNIIDALERHPYEGTEWATRRAYIWTEKK
- a CDS encoding NAD(P)-dependent alcohol dehydrogenase, whose amino-acid sequence is MKIKAYAIRKKNGKAEPFYYEKTVGKYEVLVRITYCGMARGDIQSINDDWGDTKFPLVPGHEIIGAIEETGEEVTGLKNGDRVGIGYQQAACFECEFCRQGNEQFCSKQKVIAVDCYGGLAEHIIVDSRFAFKLPSKLVSAKSVPLMSSGLTVYSGIAKAKLSDKSKVAVLGVGGLGHLAIQFLYKMGHTVSAFSHSPGKKEMINRLGAEYIDSSNKGSLSDYDKSFDFILSTLNVDFNPDTYLRMLKPTGKMCLVSQPPNRLSINAGLLYDYAQRTVYGSYIGSRKETMDMLAFSENNNIESVVDVMPFSRMNEAIEMIKKGNVSMRLVLENWK
- a CDS encoding alpha/beta fold hydrolase is translated as MPTNDEKTYVFIPGGWHGGWAFDPITERLRELKKKCYSLTLPGLELEPIEQNRIINLTTHIQFVADFLLKENISNVILCGHSYAGMVITGVADRIPERIYALVYIDAYVPKNGDSCWSLTSEVYRQSFITGAANDGFTVADRPGVDNRRRPHPLATFMQGLHLNGNYERIINRTFIYLSGWEGTPFTKQYESLKDSPDWHVETINCSHNVMKERPDRLTDILCKLDDEGENRSIRNP
- a CDS encoding alpha/beta fold hydrolase translates to MMNWILENSFDFEGREVRWGVKGKGNPIIFVHGTPWSSFNLRHLIKGLAEKYQVYYFDLLGYGQSDKSNGDVSLGIQNEVLTKLIDFWKLESPIVIGHDFGGTTALRAHLINNKHYEKLVVIDPVAISPWGSPFFKHVNKYEQAFAGMPDYIHEVIVETYIKTAAYNDLNKETIKGIVEPWHGEKGKAAFYRQIAQADSKYTDEIQNKYKNIKIPTLILWGENDTWIPVEKGIELSRLIPNSQLKTIAESGHLVIEEKYEDLITEIIKFID
- a CDS encoding nuclear transport factor 2 family protein; its protein translation is MTKITVGADCGNAPKREFLKEINIAFAKGNEDFLIDSVTDTIVWNMIGDRIIEGKETFKKELEKMKAEKVSELILDRILTHGKEGAVSGVMKMQNGKTYAFSDFYEFSGAKGVRVKSISSYIIEI
- a CDS encoding trypsin-like serine protease; its protein translation is MRYIRLSTFIFCMVPAMGPAIVIRPNVPDSRYLIPESVFPALADLLGEGQGTLIAPHWVVTAAHATQGYSLSMVRIDGKWREVSHVFLYPGFKEEYHKANQAAEHPTLENWPVIRSAMESMHNIALIELSKPVEDVEPVALYLAPDEEGKIVEIIGKGATGNGNVGEYPHSPDRGKLRRAYNRITKAHGQFLDYRFDCDPEALPLEGVLGDGDSGGPVLIQADGE